A DNA window from Deltaproteobacteria bacterium contains the following coding sequences:
- a CDS encoding methyl-accepting chemotaxis protein → MHRIKLANKMILGFLVVIGLCAGYGSAVFFQGTNQIMARVPNADADLTALVERLQTTSMAVGVLGAILGCLVCFFLVRQVVSPILAINAALKSYLEKGNPVRIEIPNKDELGIMALYLNELLAEKRRV, encoded by the coding sequence ATGCATAGAATAAAATTGGCAAACAAAATGATTTTGGGGTTCCTGGTGGTGATTGGACTATGTGCGGGATACGGTTCGGCGGTTTTCTTTCAGGGAACGAATCAGATTATGGCCAGAGTGCCGAATGCGGATGCGGATTTGACGGCGCTAGTCGAAAGACTGCAGACGACGTCGATGGCCGTGGGAGTATTGGGGGCCATCTTGGGATGCCTGGTGTGTTTCTTTCTTGTCAGGCAGGTGGTCTCGCCGATACTGGCGATCAACGCGGCGCTGAAATCCTATTTGGAGAAAGGAAATCCCGTTCGAATCGAAATTCCGAACAAGGATGAATTGGGAATAATGGCATTGTACCTGAACGAGTTGCTGGCGGAAAAGCGGAGAGTTTAG
- a CDS encoding TonB-dependent receptor plug domain-containing protein: MISRPGLSHFRTLLIGVAFAVFMVGASNGDSWGQMDSTRLMFVGEDLSVLSIASKREERVREAPALASVITRSERVRYGYDTLGEAISTVPGFYVAQEDRSSRAYLRGVRDATLFLYDGIPFSNDSSNQSPPLDHELSLSWVKRIEIVRGPSSVLWGPDAFSGVVNVVPLEGKDLQGFEVGSSGGNPDRYGGFAQWGDTYEGWDAFVSVNGTQKGDFRDRYRTRSDDPDNPFLEGAIDKDHYAEVVARCSYEDLLTISGRFSDFKDHYTLETQAGRVEPSERSSPFSMFKADLKHEVAGGDLRFHGFLNHFDLDEEEGTDQLSQENLSYHLELLYDRSFWRNGLMTVGASHRRNDATEEFVSVDPFQGRKSVEIDYSSNLNSLFGQLRQRLGDFDIWFGGRFDSHSEYDDNVSVRAGSTWFATDMLSFKLLLGTAFRTPANIQATRAADLKAEEIKSAELAAYWSITEQTEIRASIFHDRLSDLIQQNSEGEVSNRDTEKINGIELEVHYRPFPALSTYVNATYLESTGEPVKLEGLREDRYDLGASTMFNAGAYWNIYGPLNSSIRLRYLGDREVARIVQGTDERPKAEEVLLVHLNLYVKDVLLEGLVAGIKIDNLLNEEYEQPGNFDLIEGDPLTWRVYATYRF; this comes from the coding sequence GTGATTTCTCGTCCGGGTCTCTCACATTTTCGAACCCTGCTCATCGGTGTCGCATTCGCGGTGTTCATGGTCGGTGCGTCCAACGGAGATTCCTGGGGGCAGATGGATAGCACCCGGTTGATGTTCGTGGGTGAGGACCTTTCGGTGCTTTCCATTGCCTCCAAACGCGAGGAACGTGTCCGGGAGGCTCCGGCCTTGGCATCGGTGATTACACGCTCGGAACGTGTACGTTACGGATACGACACCTTGGGAGAAGCCATCTCCACTGTGCCGGGATTCTATGTGGCCCAAGAAGATCGCAGCAGCAGGGCGTATTTGAGGGGAGTCCGTGACGCCACCTTGTTCCTGTATGACGGCATTCCGTTCAGCAACGATTCTTCGAACCAAAGTCCGCCGCTGGATCATGAGCTTTCCCTTTCATGGGTCAAGCGCATCGAGATCGTTCGGGGTCCAAGTTCCGTGCTCTGGGGTCCCGACGCATTCTCCGGGGTGGTGAACGTAGTACCCCTCGAGGGCAAAGACCTCCAGGGTTTCGAGGTGGGCTCTTCAGGCGGCAATCCGGATCGATATGGAGGTTTCGCCCAATGGGGCGATACCTACGAAGGATGGGACGCGTTCGTCTCGGTGAACGGCACTCAGAAGGGCGACTTTCGCGATCGGTACCGAACTCGCAGCGATGATCCGGACAACCCGTTTCTCGAAGGCGCGATTGATAAAGACCATTACGCAGAGGTGGTTGCGCGCTGCTCCTATGAAGATCTACTCACCATATCCGGACGCTTTTCCGACTTTAAGGACCACTATACGTTGGAGACACAGGCGGGCCGAGTTGAACCCAGCGAGCGGTCAAGCCCTTTCAGCATGTTCAAGGCAGACCTCAAACACGAAGTGGCTGGAGGCGATTTGAGGTTCCATGGATTTCTCAACCACTTTGATCTGGACGAAGAGGAAGGCACCGACCAGCTCTCTCAGGAGAACCTTTCATACCATCTCGAACTTCTCTATGACCGCTCCTTTTGGAGAAACGGATTGATGACCGTGGGCGCATCCCACAGACGCAACGACGCCACGGAGGAGTTTGTTTCCGTGGACCCGTTTCAAGGGCGGAAGTCGGTTGAAATCGACTACAGCTCTAATCTGAATTCGCTGTTCGGTCAACTTCGCCAACGGTTGGGAGATTTCGATATCTGGTTTGGAGGACGGTTCGATTCTCATAGCGAGTACGACGACAACGTCAGCGTCCGGGCGGGATCCACGTGGTTTGCCACGGACATGTTGAGCTTTAAACTACTATTGGGCACGGCCTTCAGAACCCCGGCCAATATCCAGGCGACGAGGGCTGCGGATCTTAAGGCTGAAGAAATCAAGAGCGCGGAGTTGGCGGCCTACTGGTCCATTACCGAACAAACGGAGATTCGGGCCTCCATTTTTCATGATCGGCTTTCAGATCTTATTCAGCAGAATTCCGAAGGCGAGGTCTCGAACAGAGACACGGAAAAAATTAACGGAATCGAGCTGGAAGTACATTATCGCCCCTTCCCCGCCCTTTCCACGTATGTCAACGCTACCTACCTTGAATCCACCGGAGAACCGGTGAAACTGGAGGGACTTCGGGAGGACCGCTACGATCTGGGAGCATCGACGATGTTTAATGCCGGCGCCTACTGGAATATCTATGGTCCGTTGAACTCTTCGATCCGGCTTCGGTACCTCGGTGACCGCGAAGTGGCCCGCATTGTCCAGGGAACGGACGAGCGTCCCAAGGCGGAGGAAGTTCTTCTGGTTCACCTGAACCTGTACGTCAAGGATGTTCTCCTGGAGGGACTGGTTGCCGGTATCAAGATCGATAACCTGTTGAATGAAGAATACGAGCAGCCCGGGAATTTCGATCTGATTGAGGGAGATCCGCTTACCTGGCGGGTCTATGCGACCTATCGTTTTTGA
- a CDS encoding nicotinate-nucleotide adenylyltransferase — protein sequence MDELSQIDEMGVIHGRFQVLHNDHLKYLMAGFRLCRHLVVGITNPDPYLTREDKADPLRSDLLSNPLTYFERYLMVKAVLREKRLSPERFSVVPLPINLPELYKYYVPMDAVFFLTIYDDWGRKKLELFESLGLKTHVLWEVPPERKGISGRNLRLRMLEGRSWEPLIPKSVADLMKAWDIPSRLRIGKT from the coding sequence ATGGACGAATTATCCCAGATAGACGAAATGGGGGTGATTCACGGCAGGTTTCAAGTCCTGCACAACGATCACCTGAAATATCTGATGGCGGGGTTCCGGCTGTGTCGTCACCTTGTCGTGGGGATCACCAATCCGGACCCATACCTGACCAGGGAAGACAAAGCCGACCCGCTTCGGAGCGATCTTCTGTCCAATCCGCTGACCTATTTCGAGCGGTATCTGATGGTGAAAGCGGTGTTGAGGGAAAAAAGGCTGAGCCCCGAGCGTTTTTCAGTAGTGCCTTTACCCATCAACCTCCCCGAGCTATACAAGTACTATGTCCCCATGGATGCCGTGTTCTTTCTTACGATATACGACGATTGGGGAAGGAAAAAGCTAGAACTCTTCGAGTCATTGGGACTGAAAACACACGTGCTCTGGGAGGTTCCGCCTGAGCGGAAAGGGATCAGCGGCAGAAATCTTCGGTTACGGATGTTGGAAGGACGGTCCTGGGAGCCGCTGATTCCGAAAAGCGTGGCCGATCTGATGAAAGCCTGGGATATCCCTTCCCGACTTCGAATCGGAAAGACATGA
- a CDS encoding HlyC/CorC family transporter, whose product MTALVLVVACTILVSMQCSLYEAVLYSTRRTELEAAVKSDKHPRQAKTLIKMKQTIAGPLASILILNTVANTAGATLAGSLAAGVLGPHWVVSFSVCLTLGILVLSEILPKTVGAVHWRRLWPYIVTPLQAMNMLLFPLVWLSLSFTRWFTGKQKGAVVTEEEILAMVRLGARHGEISDMEGRMVENIIGLENKSARDIMTPRTVMFTLDISLSVAKAYEMAHDKGFNRIPVYSGTVENIQGYVLTNELSGRRAWEHPEESIKSIVKKVSFVPESANCLALLNQFLRRREPLAMVVDEYGGIAGLLTLEDLIETIIGEEIVDETDRVVDLQEQARSRVKAFARKKDHSKT is encoded by the coding sequence ATGACGGCTTTAGTGTTAGTGGTAGCATGCACCATACTTGTTTCCATGCAATGTTCACTTTATGAAGCGGTGTTGTATTCGACCAGAAGAACCGAACTGGAGGCGGCCGTCAAGAGTGACAAACATCCTCGACAGGCGAAAACCCTGATTAAGATGAAACAGACGATAGCGGGCCCTCTGGCCTCGATACTCATTCTGAACACTGTGGCCAACACGGCCGGAGCCACCTTGGCCGGATCCCTGGCGGCCGGTGTTTTAGGACCTCATTGGGTTGTGTCCTTCTCCGTGTGTCTGACCTTGGGCATACTCGTACTTTCTGAGATCCTACCGAAGACCGTGGGAGCCGTGCACTGGCGGAGGCTATGGCCCTATATCGTCACGCCGCTGCAGGCCATGAATATGCTGCTTTTCCCCCTGGTTTGGTTGAGCCTGTCGTTCACACGCTGGTTCACCGGCAAGCAGAAGGGCGCCGTTGTGACAGAGGAGGAAATCCTTGCCATGGTGAGATTGGGCGCCCGACACGGTGAAATCAGCGACATGGAAGGTCGGATGGTGGAAAATATTATCGGCCTTGAAAACAAAAGCGCCAGGGACATAATGACACCTAGAACGGTGATGTTTACACTGGATATTTCCCTATCCGTGGCGAAGGCGTACGAAATGGCCCATGATAAGGGTTTTAACAGGATACCCGTTTATTCGGGAACGGTGGAGAACATACAGGGATACGTTCTCACGAACGAGCTTTCCGGTAGACGCGCGTGGGAACACCCTGAGGAATCGATCAAATCCATCGTAAAGAAGGTTTCGTTTGTTCCGGAAAGCGCCAACTGCCTGGCCCTGCTCAACCAGTTTCTGAGGCGTCGAGAACCGTTGGCCATGGTGGTTGATGAATACGGCGGCATAGCTGGGCTGCTTACCTTGGAAGATCTCATAGAGACCATCATTGGAGAAGAAATCGTGGACGAAACGGACAGAGTGGTGGATCTTCAAGAGCAGGCGCGCAGCCGAGTGAAAGCATTTGCAAGGAAGAAAGATCATTCGAAAACATGA
- a CDS encoding sigma-54-dependent Fis family transcriptional regulator — translation MAQILVVDDEEKVRHILSIMLELKGHVVEQARDGEEALSIIQSKRYDLLILDLKMPKMDGITLHRHVKKIDPAYPVVFITAFGSVDSAVEMMREGAIDYITKPFEEDRILMTVERVVKMSQLMSENEGLRKEIAERAGLSDLICVSEAMKRTMEIAMKVARKPETTVLLTGESGTGKELVARFIHANSPRSRNRFVALNCAAISPNLVESELFGHEKGSFTSASAQKVGKFEYASGGTLFLDEVGDLQFEAQAKVLRALEEKTFERVGGNKPIVADVRVICATNKDLARMVADKQFREDLYYRINVFPIHIPPLRERTEAIIPLSQHFIRRFRQEMHTQPELTEGAKRLLLRHSWPGNVRELVNAMERAVILAGSDPQITESTLSFLARDTSGPPADDFELPTGGICLEELEKDLVRQALATANNNKTLAAKLLGISRSKFRRKLKNIGGDEEE, via the coding sequence GTGGCTCAGATTTTGGTGGTTGATGACGAAGAAAAGGTACGCCATATTCTGTCCATTATGCTTGAACTCAAGGGGCATGTTGTTGAGCAGGCCAGGGACGGGGAAGAGGCTTTGTCCATAATCCAAAGCAAGCGGTACGATCTCTTGATCCTTGATCTTAAGATGCCGAAAATGGACGGGATCACGCTCCACCGGCACGTCAAGAAGATCGATCCGGCCTATCCGGTCGTTTTTATCACCGCTTTTGGGTCCGTGGATTCGGCTGTCGAGATGATGCGAGAAGGTGCTATCGACTACATCACGAAACCTTTTGAAGAAGACCGCATCCTCATGACCGTCGAACGTGTCGTGAAAATGTCCCAGCTTATGTCTGAAAATGAAGGGCTTCGCAAGGAAATCGCGGAACGTGCGGGCCTCAGCGATCTGATCTGTGTGTCGGAAGCCATGAAGAGGACCATGGAGATCGCAATGAAAGTCGCCCGCAAACCCGAGACCACCGTCCTGTTGACCGGCGAGTCCGGTACAGGTAAAGAACTGGTAGCCCGCTTTATTCATGCGAACAGCCCTCGGTCGAGAAATCGCTTCGTAGCTTTGAACTGTGCCGCGATTTCTCCCAACCTCGTGGAGTCGGAGCTGTTCGGCCATGAAAAAGGGTCGTTCACCAGCGCCAGCGCCCAAAAAGTGGGGAAGTTCGAGTATGCTTCAGGTGGAACACTTTTTCTTGACGAAGTCGGAGACCTTCAATTCGAGGCTCAGGCGAAAGTGCTTCGGGCCCTCGAAGAAAAAACGTTCGAGAGGGTCGGCGGCAACAAGCCCATCGTTGCGGATGTTCGAGTAATCTGCGCGACCAATAAGGACTTGGCGCGGATGGTCGCCGATAAACAATTCCGGGAAGACCTTTACTATCGAATCAATGTGTTCCCGATTCATATCCCCCCCTTGCGAGAGCGAACGGAGGCCATCATACCCCTGTCGCAGCACTTTATCCGAAGGTTTCGCCAAGAGATGCACACACAGCCCGAGCTGACCGAAGGAGCAAAGAGGCTGTTACTGAGGCATTCCTGGCCCGGGAACGTCCGAGAACTGGTTAATGCCATGGAACGGGCCGTGATCCTGGCAGGCAGCGATCCGCAAATCACCGAATCCACGTTGTCGTTTTTGGCGCGCGATACGAGCGGTCCACCTGCGGACGATTTCGAGCTGCCTACAGGGGGCATTTGTCTTGAAGAGTTGGAGAAAGACTTGGTGCGCCAGGCCCTCGCGACCGCCAACAATAACAAGACGCTTGCGGCGAAGCTGTTAGGTATCAGTCGATCGAAGTTTCGAAGGAAACTCAAGAATATTGGCGGAGATGAAGAAGAGTGA
- a CDS encoding HAMP domain-containing protein — MSIKGINRGSRRPTSLLTRVLSFVLLLIASTGLLLGYTGVRIIEKFARERFEGRMQFLARHLALNSELGLLIDERSMLERLTSNALTEKGVVKVTIENSNGVIIAESMKKNHSAPNQVSHVVASAGMDEENVIFGVGSPLEGLQNEKILGKVTIFYTDEDLKGLVRSLNAQFTLIAVGVCLLGAFLMLLIARSILAPLRNLVVATQRVANGELNLAVEGGHLKETVHLSQSFNSMVKAIRESRTALRETYEELAKQKNMAEVGKFSMVLTHEFKNPLSIIKGSLDILKKPGIPPETSALMMRYVEEEIQRINRLIEEFLLFSKPKRPDLKPCCGYRVLEQVAEKFRVGIANAGPRITCTASDESSAVLLDETLFTRAVENILKNAVEVSKDDGVVSLSSYSKDAYWIVEITDGGPGVLPQIADLIFEPFYTTKATGTGLGLAIASNAIAAHGGKIEVAAEPEEGTTFIISLPLAQQPPENGGLSGSDFGG, encoded by the coding sequence TTGAGCATCAAAGGTATCAACAGGGGTTCACGGCGTCCGACATCGTTGCTGACGCGGGTGCTGTCTTTCGTTCTACTGCTCATAGCCTCGACAGGGCTGCTATTGGGATATACGGGAGTTCGGATCATAGAAAAATTTGCACGGGAACGCTTCGAGGGGCGCATGCAATTCCTGGCCAGGCACCTCGCCCTCAACTCCGAATTGGGTCTGCTCATTGACGAACGAAGCATGCTGGAACGCCTGACGAGTAATGCCCTGACGGAAAAAGGCGTCGTAAAAGTGACCATCGAGAACAGCAATGGAGTCATCATAGCCGAATCGATGAAGAAGAATCACTCCGCCCCGAACCAAGTGAGCCACGTGGTAGCCAGCGCCGGCATGGACGAGGAGAACGTCATTTTTGGCGTCGGTTCCCCTCTGGAAGGCCTGCAGAACGAAAAAATCCTCGGCAAGGTCACCATATTTTACACGGATGAAGACCTCAAAGGCCTGGTGAGGTCCCTGAACGCGCAATTCACCCTTATTGCCGTCGGCGTGTGCCTTCTGGGCGCATTTCTCATGCTGCTCATCGCCCGCTCGATTCTGGCGCCTCTGAGAAATCTAGTCGTGGCCACGCAACGTGTAGCCAATGGAGAACTCAATCTGGCTGTCGAAGGAGGTCATTTAAAGGAGACCGTGCACCTGTCCCAGTCCTTCAATTCAATGGTGAAAGCGATCCGGGAAAGCAGGACAGCCCTTCGGGAAACCTATGAGGAGTTGGCTAAACAGAAGAACATGGCAGAGGTGGGTAAATTCAGTATGGTACTGACCCACGAGTTCAAGAATCCGCTGAGCATTATTAAGGGTTCCTTGGATATCCTGAAAAAACCGGGAATTCCTCCCGAGACGAGTGCGCTCATGATGCGGTATGTAGAGGAAGAAATCCAGCGTATCAACAGGCTGATTGAGGAGTTTCTCCTTTTCTCCAAGCCCAAGAGACCGGATCTGAAACCCTGTTGCGGATACAGAGTGCTGGAACAAGTGGCTGAGAAATTCCGGGTGGGCATCGCGAACGCCGGCCCGCGCATAACGTGTACGGCATCCGACGAGTCGTCAGCGGTTTTGCTGGATGAAACCCTGTTTACCAGGGCCGTCGAAAATATCTTAAAGAACGCTGTGGAAGTATCAAAGGACGATGGTGTAGTCTCCTTGAGTTCTTACAGCAAAGATGCATACTGGATTGTAGAGATTACGGACGGGGGGCCGGGAGTGCTTCCTCAAATTGCAGACCTTATTTTTGAACCTTTTTATACAACAAAAGCTACGGGCACCGGTTTGGGGTTGGCCATCGCATCAAACGCGATAGCCGCCCACGGTGGAAAAATCGAGGTTGCCGCGGAGCCGGAAGAGGGTACCACTTTTATCATTTCCCTCCCCTTGGCTCAGCAACCCCCGGAGAATGGAGGACTGAGTGGCTCAGATTTTGGTGGTTGA
- a CDS encoding PHP domain-containing protein: MRFDLHVHTVISPCSRLKFSEILGHARSMGLEGVCITDHGTMEVCRHLKEGVQEDGLCVIFGMEYETPEGHFLLFGPFEGLPAGLSAPALLRLVGDCGGAAVAAHPCRQVAPTREYLVRKGLCRAIEVFNGRNLDAENRQTSRWCESYSLHECAGSDAHSLDELGRMVTHFSEPVRCREDLIFALNHGLCAPECRTQAGSVFGTGNAERIPQAIADFG; the protein is encoded by the coding sequence ATGCGATTCGACCTGCACGTACATACCGTCATATCTCCCTGCAGCAGGCTTAAGTTCAGCGAGATTCTGGGTCATGCCAGAAGCATGGGACTGGAAGGCGTCTGTATCACGGATCATGGTACGATGGAAGTGTGCAGACATCTCAAAGAAGGAGTTCAGGAAGACGGTTTGTGCGTCATTTTCGGCATGGAATACGAAACGCCGGAAGGCCATTTTCTGCTCTTCGGCCCCTTCGAGGGCCTTCCGGCAGGGCTTTCAGCTCCTGCACTTTTGAGGTTGGTGGGAGACTGTGGCGGGGCGGCGGTGGCCGCTCATCCGTGCAGGCAGGTTGCGCCCACCAGAGAGTACCTCGTACGTAAGGGGCTGTGCCGGGCTATCGAGGTTTTCAACGGTCGCAATCTGGATGCGGAAAACCGACAAACAAGTCGCTGGTGCGAATCCTATTCTTTGCATGAGTGCGCCGGCAGCGACGCCCATAGCCTGGATGAGCTGGGTCGAATGGTCACCCACTTTTCCGAGCCCGTACGCTGCCGGGAAGATCTTATTTTCGCACTGAACCACGGCCTTTGCGCCCCTGAATGCCGGACCCAAGCGGGTTCCGTTTTCGGAACCGGAAACGCAGAGCGTATTCCGCAAGCGATAGCGGACTTCGGCTAA